Part of the Venturia canescens isolate UGA chromosome 2, ASM1945775v1, whole genome shotgun sequence genome is shown below.
GGCTAACCAGGGCCATTGTCCAGGAGAAGTTCTGTCCCCATTCGCTATGAGATAATTCACGCCAGCAGTATTGACGCGaccacaaatttttttgtaattgtcCAATAAATCTGCTTTATTTCCGTCCAATATCGGTTTTTCTACATTCAAGAACGTAGGATCATTGCCATCAGGTGATAAAAACGTATCGGGTGAAGACTGCTCGGTTGGATCaggagaaaaattaattcctGGTCTATTCGGAGGAATGTCCAAAAAATCGGGATCTTTCGAAGTTGGTTCATCATCCGAAAGAGCTATCACACCAGGCGGATAAAGCGTATGCTCGAGATATATTGTCGTCACTATCGGGCCACGAGCTGTAATTCCATTATAGAGAAATGATCTTTCCTCTCGTCTATCATTTTTGTTCAACGAGTTTAGAATACAGGTTTTTTCTCCACACCAAACTACAATCTACAATTCCTCTCAAAGTGAACAAAGCGTATACAACTTAATCGACGCGTATATCCAGCAgtagataaaaatgaaaaaacaaaacataaaaacttgcgactgaaaaaaactcctcCGCTTAAGAAAATAGTAGTAAACTTAAAAAGATCTGTAATAAAATAGATCTTGGGATTTGTCGTCGGGAGATATCTTTATTTCTTATTCAATGACTTGATTAGAGTCTCTCGCGACGACAAATCCCGACATCTATTTTacttcaaactttttcaagtaTACTACTATTTTCTTAAGTGGAGCAGTTTTTCAGTCGCAAGTTTTTGTGTTTCTTAATTTCGcacttgaaaaagtttatcatttttgtttttttttttatgagaaaaattgGTAGAGTGTCACTCAACATTGGGCAACTCACCACCGCATTGTTCGCATATTACATCTATATGAGCAGATCCATTGGACTTCGCACAATTTATCAGGAGgggtttttcgaatttgctCAAACTTGGGTACTTCGAAGTATCTTCAAAACTATCCCCAaataccaaatttcaactctctgAGTGCTCAAGGTCACGAATGAGCCTTAtaaaggtaaaaaaatgtccatCTTTTGTCTCGCTTTAAGATGCTGGTGATTCACAAAGACTTTACGTTTAAGTTAAATAATATACtggtcacattttttttagtataCCATTATGGCGCGCCGATGTGGTGTTCATTAGTTAAATGTTAAAACCTCAagatagaaaaatttcaaaatttgattcaAACTGAAAGCACGAATTGTCGGAACCATTTCAATTTTGTCAAgagtaaaaatattgaattaattttatattataacataaaattaaattaaaaaaaaaaaaaaaaaaaaaaacaggaaagaaAACAGAGAACGTCGAGAAATTTAATGAGAGAAATCTAAATACATTTTCCTTCAACTTGATAGTCATGACCATTGAAAGACCAAAATTAAATGAGCTacataaaaattcaagaaattaATACTATGCTGGTATATGATTCATATCTTTATTgacttcaaataaaaattagttAAATATAAATCAAACTCTATAGgagcatgaaaataaaattttaattcgataattttaattttaattaaaattttaattcagtcaaatatttattgatgCATTAAAATGTGAACATACTTTGTGGTctagaataaaaattcgtatgaGTCAACATTGGAccaattaaaatttgtgatattcaaattatttaccaAATTTCAATTCTCGAATTAAAATTTGGGGTCATTAACCAGTTGACTGGTATTGCATCATGTATGTCTACAAAAAAAGGTCGGCCCTATTCTGATAATGTAACATACGTGTACATGTTGAAATcacgtttttaattttcaaccgatttagacaaaaattggtatacaCAGGTTTTTTGGATCGTCGAATCCATTTCCGGATTTAATTTTCACCTTGCTATCCTTGAAAGATGTGAAAATTAAGGGCTGAGGgtgaaattgttgaattttttaatagaaaatttttatgcgaTATTACGTGAAAAATCCAAGTTTCACACTAGAAtcttatcgaaataaaataaaattcactatcccccaagaggtgaaaaaaaggattggaggtgatttttcagatttttcacttgcaagtttttatgttatatattatatataaaaactGTATGTTTTTTATGATCCTAAAACCTAAAGTAtcctgaaaaatttggaatgttATGTAATATTAGATAAAAACATGCCATTGGAAAATCTGAAATGTTCACTTTCAACCCTTATTTCCATCTCTTAGGGGTAGCTAAGTGAAAAGTTGAATTAGCAGCCCCGAAAACCCCCAGAAACGTTTTGgtacgaaaactgaaaaaaagctTACCAGTCAATTGGTTAAAATTTGggatcattaaaattatgtaccaaatttttattctcgaattaaaatttagggttaaaaattatgaacataatttttattcttctgaattttaattcgggaataaaaatttaatattcaAAACCGTTACCTCAAATTTTATTCcggaaattaattaatttacgtaccaaattttaatttggtacgtaattttaatgatcctaaattttatttctttcaaatattaattcattcgaattttaatttaacgaattttttcttcagtacTCGTCTGTTTTAAAATTATGTGCATAATTTTAATGACCTCAGATTTAAATTcgagcaaatgaaaaaattaatttttgtacgaaatttatattcaataatgtttgagaattgaaattaTGTACACAATTTTAATtccgaaaaattattgaacatcaagtagcaaaaaaaatccataattaaaattatgtcaAGAGAAAGTATTAAATGGGcatgttaaggagggtggctacattcgtcaattgaatttttttgtgtatatatatcaataaaaagcaaattgctgtgcaaaatttcaagtcGATCGTCTGCATAGGAGTCCTGTAATTAATTGTTGAATTCAGACTCTTATACACGGCAACTATAGCAAAACCATACAATATGCATAAATAAGCTTTCATAAGTCCGtcaaaaatgataagaatatATAGAATGAAAATAGTTCAGAAAGATTCCATATATATCGAGGAAGGAGTGTTTGAAAAGGGAAATGTTTCGTCTGTATAGTTATTGAgatatttgagaaataaaatagcATTTTGTGATTATTTCAACTAAAGCTATCCGTCATGCCACAGAACGTGGCAACGGCGCAGAAACAGCCATGCAATAAGTGAGCGCGGCAGTTCAAATAATTCCGAGTTTTTAGGAACGAACGATCGTATGGcaattttcttttaaaaaatggttGCACTCGTTACACTATTTAATTAACTTATtaaacatatatatttattaaatatattatgtattttgataaatataaaTGTAATGCTCGAAAAATTTTAACGTGGCACACTTGATGTGCAAAAATAACAATACGTATTGAACATAGCATTGTTTGTTTACGTTTCGAGTCTCGGAATCTCGCGTGAACGCGTGAACGCGTCAGGGGTGCCAACTATTGAAAACTGAATTGCGCGCTTGCAACATTTCAACAtcgataattatttatttcggtattaatattgtaaataattattttaatcgttCATATGTAACTAGATATTgatatattacataaaaatttgtcgttatttgttcattttcatgTACTTAAACgacagaaattttcaattttttgcggTTGGTAATCATCAAAGAAGTCCATGTATAAGCATAGGCTTACCCCCCTTATTGCCTGCCCCGCACGGTGcatagccaccctccttaaagcaatggtaattaaataaaaattttatgcataaacATTTGGTTAGGCAtaattttaaatcatttttgttcaatatatttttatgcgACTTCATTTTTATGCAGGTAATAGTAAATACTACAACGGCCCGCCATATATACCATCTAGATTataggaaaaaatttttcactcgtccAGATCGAGAGGCCTTACATTGTGATCAAATTAAATGAACTGAAAATTCCAATAAAATgatcattttcaaattgatgtCTTCAAGCGAGTTATGACGAAAATTTGGATTGCGAGATCACGAGTGGTTATAAGCTGTTCTTGGGAGCAGCAGCGCAAATAAACCCCTATACGCGCGTTTTAGCGCGCGCTGGTATACTCTAGTGAGATTACAAAACATGTGGCTACAAATGGCAATTTTTGTCGTTCTTCTAAAAGTGATTGGTGAAAATTGGTAAAAGTGAATGGTGAACGTACAGTTTTCGGAATATGCCACAATTTCTGAAACTTCTCTTTTTTAGATAAAATTAGAATAAccgtgcgaaaaaaaatcgtacgatattttttaaaaaacaaaaatgaagaaaagtagagaaaaaaatttctactaCATTGGCAGCTCGTTTGCGAAGgccaaaaatttatcgaaaaatcggCGCTGTTCTAAAGTGCGTACcagctaaaaaaaaatcggtaaCAAATTTAAGAAAAGGCAAATTAAAGCTCAATTTGTCctcttgaaaatgatgtttgtTAAATTTgattccattgattttttacCGAGTTATCGAACTTTTAGTGTGGATATAAATTTTGACGAGTGAACCCGAACTTTTGAACGAGAGTATATTTTCTATCAAAATTCAGTTAAAATATTTCActaatttttataacgaaatgGGAAAACTAggaaatttccaaattataACGTCTTCTACAGTGAAATACTAGACTTTAAAATAGACAATTTCAATTtgccaaaattttgaaaaattctgtttttgcaaaatactTTCACTCCTTCTTTCGGAAGGACGACAAAAATAGTTATTTGAAGCCACACGTTATTTAATCGCATAATTTATAGCTAaatgtacagaaaaaaaagaaatagatTATGCGACGTAgccttaaaatttttgtgggagtgaaaaaatttgattagaTTTATGATTCTATGGAGCACTAACGCTTTCTGctatgagagcaaaaaaaatatttgcttcgtgatttttcagaaaaaaaaacagaaaattatcgaaaagtggcttgGGCACTATCGAAAAGATTTCTTTTTAATccgaaattttgggaaaattacttttttttgttggactaacgatttccgttagagctctgagaaaaaaaatatcgatttttttaacatcaccctaatatatatatatatgaatccgCGGGTATGACGTAAAGTGTCCAGGCGCGTATGAGGAcgcggttgaattttttgaatgtcTACTTAATGAATAACATTTTGAATTATCATTACGTtatatgtgtttttttttttttttttttattacctcGACTTCCAGTGCAGTAACGCTCTCCATTGAACGTCATTTCTGTAAGAATGGGAATCGGATTTCGAACGGGAAAATGAAGATCGTAAAGAAGGGGTCTGCCTTGATACACCGCTTTAACAGCTTCGCTTTTCGATGTTGCTAATTCCAATCGTCCCACGTATTTCTAAATAATGATTAAGGTTTATTCGTACATTTCCACTCATTCACTCATTCATTGTTCGCATATTCATTTCGAGCCTTTGCGCAGATATATTTTCCGAGCTCGAAATTTTGTAACTTGTGCGCGAAAaatgttatatatatatatatatattagactaggccaaaaaaaataaatattttttttccaaaaaatatatcgagaaTATTATtcagaatgacgaaaaaaaaatttggtgacaGTTAGAacccttaatattaattttgagAGGTCTATCATTgccgtttttgatttttatgcaTGATTCGATGTTTTACGTCAAAATTGCTAGGAGAAgtgaaaagaatttatttccactcatttttatgcaaaattaaatttcctacaaaaaaggtctgatataaaattttcttcagacGAGCCGTTTCCGAGTTTTTAAGCTTTTtaaatcgatatattttttcgatttgattGTTCTACTTTGGAATTTTGTTgcttaatttttaaaaaatataaaaaaaacataggcTTTAGCCCAATTTAAACAGCACCATTAAAAggagcgacctcgaaaatagaaattgatacatgcgaaatctggcttgatgatgttagaaacttcGAACTGCTGTAACCATTGAACGGTTGGTTCTAGGCCAATGACTctaaggactttttttgtaggaaattcaattttctacaaaaatacgtaagtagaatatctgtgcaattttttttatagatgaTATGGAACAGGGttcaccaaagtttttttttcacgtgttattcttatggaaaattgaagtatgcggtgggccagccgaaataattttatttcgagctgTCTTTTCGGCTagcttcatcgtttatcagaataggaagaaaaatgcttgtggaacatgaaaaaaaatatcgatttttttcgacacaccctAATATACGTAATATCTATAGAGAAGATTGATCCTCACCGTTGGCAATGCAATAGCGACACTCAGTCTAACTCGAAGATGCAAAGCGACATTTTTTGGGGCCCGCGGCACTTCGATTCTGGCCCAAATTTTCCCGTCTATTTCATCTTTCATGTAATGAAAATATTGGGGACACGGTGATCGGGCGAATCCAAAATTAATCGAACCGAATAGCAGCAACAGAAAAACGGGAGAAACCCCAGCACTGATTCctttcgacatttttattattatctgTGAGCAAAAGTACGCGTTACAAAACGAAACTCACGCGTGTACCGCTATAGAAACGCTTCTTTTACAATGTCTCTTATTCACTTTTATTGTTGAAAGAGTATTTGGTTTCTTTTATATCCTCTATATATGCATGTTTGCACATCCCAGTAGCAATTTTGTTCAACTCTGCGTTTTGCATACACAgtaggttttttttccaatacttATTGCACGGCTGCGATGGACGCGTGTGATAATGCGACGATGCAGGCAGGTTCCGAGGCGAAGGAATCAGCATTGAAACGTTAAATCAATCCGAATATAAAATATTCTCAGTATACATGCCGCTGATAAACTactcgaaaaatcgtaaacTCTCTCATTAATAATCATCGGAGGTATTTTCCGCAGGCGTATACGTGCGTGTACACATGCATTATTCTTCGGATCTTGTACTAGAGAAACGAGTCCCGGATTTATCGTATTTTATTCATCGCTCCATCGGTGtaattacaattattttcaattgagaTTACTTAATCGGAATTGTATAAATTATACTAACGCGATGATTGCacaaatttataataatgCAGTCAAACGCGACTTCCCTAATATTTACTTTATTAGTTATCACCGATTTAAGAAATCGGGGATAATCGCGACGCGGAATTTATTTACTATTTTACATTCAATAATATTTAAGAGACAGATTTAGAATTTAGGAAGAAGTTACTTCAAAATCAAACAAAGTTCAATGCTCTTATCGAATCGTATTTACTCACATACTCCTACttgagaaataaatattaagcCTAAAATTCGTCGATGTTTGAAATAAATAACGATGAGCACAATAATTGCTATAAATTTCAGTGTTAGATATCgcactttttcttttataagtAATTCTGAGAGACTCGCAATCGAAACCCGTTGATCTTTCAAGCAATTGAGATAGTCCTCTTTGGTACGAAACTCATGGACATGGTCGTTTCATCTTTATATGACGGAGCGCTCGATCCTCCCCAACAGGAAAATCGTGACAATATGAACGCCGCAGTGTCGCATAAACACGACACCCATTCAATAGATGGAAAAACCATTGTCGGAGAAACTGTCTTTCGTATTTTCCGAGTATGCGAGAGCAGATAAGTGCTGAGAATAGATGACATTAAAGCgaatgaagaaaacaaaagaaaaaaaacaaggggcGATGGAAGGGGAATGAGTATTTTAAAAGATGACTATGGCGCATGTATAGTGGATAACAATAATATAAAATCGGTTCTTCCCGCGAGTATTCACATTTGGAGCGCTCTTCGAAATAagcaaaatatatatatactaggGTGTGTcataagaataacacgtgaaaaaaaaacttcggtgaacattgttccatatcatctgtaaaaaaattgcacagatattctactgatgtatttttgtagaaaattgaattccctacaaaaaaagtccttagAGTCATTGGCCTAGAACCAATCGTTCAACGATTAcagcagtttgaagtttctaacgtcacctagccagatttcgcatgtatcattccctattttcgaggtcgctccTTTTAATGGTACTGTGTGAATTGgactgaaaactatttttaagtatagtttttcaaaaatagcttcTAGGCAAAAATATCGGGTACATACTGTTCTCATTTGTTTGAACGAACGACATAAATTGTTTGTCTTTCCActatttgtttgaataaaccaaatgcacagatacaaatatacataggaaaagagagagagaaaacagttcaatttatttcccGTGCTTACAATTGAATTGATTAACTTATTATAATTACATGTTGGCGTATAATCGAACcgtttgagcgctgtaagcgcaCACGTTGGCGTAATGCCGAACTGCTTCagtcttaattgttttaaatatgaaaaaacatagGCTTTAGCCTAATTTAAACAGCACCGTTAAAGggagcgacctcgaaaataAGAAATGATGCATGCGAAATTTGGCTAGGTgacgttagaaacttcaaactgctgTAGCCATTGAACGGTTGGTTCTAGGCCAATGACT
Proteins encoded:
- the LOC122406012 gene encoding serine protease gd-like isoform X1, coding for MQSMDENNIIIKMSKGISAGVSPVFLLLLFGSINFGFARSPCPQYFHYMKDEIDGKIWARIEVPRAPKNVALHLRVRLSVAIALPTKYVGRLELATSKSEAVKAVYQGRPLLYDLHFPVRNPIPILTEMTFNGERYCTGSRARGPIVTTIYLEHTLYPPGVIALSDDEPTSKDPDFLDIPPNRPGINFSPDPTEQSSPDTFLSPDGNDPTFLNVEKPILDGNKADLLDNYKKICGRVNTAGVNYLIANGDRTSPGQWPWLAAIFVAKIEFEFQCAGSLITDKHIITAAHCKFHKGIDVPASAFIVSLGRYHLHEWREQGSQSLEVLKFRGHPDYGNPFSADADIALITLRKKVQFTPKIQPLCLWNEPSTLERIVRLSGYVVGWGKDEDGHQHLKEPRMAVAPIVSQEDCLRSNAAFIPSTSNRTFCAGRRDGSGPCNGDSGSGLVLLDQNTGRYHLRGIVSLSLLDKERKSCDLSQYVVYADSAKFFNWIKSQIHY
- the LOC122406012 gene encoding serine protease gd-like isoform X2 — protein: MSKGISAGVSPVFLLLLFGSINFGFARSPCPQYFHYMKDEIDGKIWARIEVPRAPKNVALHLRVRLSVAIALPTKYVGRLELATSKSEAVKAVYQGRPLLYDLHFPVRNPIPILTEMTFNGERYCTGSRARGPIVTTIYLEHTLYPPGVIALSDDEPTSKDPDFLDIPPNRPGINFSPDPTEQSSPDTFLSPDGNDPTFLNVEKPILDGNKADLLDNYKKICGRVNTAGVNYLIANGDRTSPGQWPWLAAIFVAKIEFEFQCAGSLITDKHIITAAHCKFHKGIDVPASAFIVSLGRYHLHEWREQGSQSLEVLKFRGHPDYGNPFSADADIALITLRKKVQFTPKIQPLCLWNEPSTLERIVRLSGYVVGWGKDEDGHQHLKEPRMAVAPIVSQEDCLRSNAAFIPSTSNRTFCAGRRDGSGPCNGDSGSGLVLLDQNTGRYHLRGIVSLSLLDKERKSCDLSQYVVYADSAKFFNWIKSQIHY